AACGTTTCGGTTGGCAGCTGCCACCGCGCGTATTGGACGTCATTGAAACCGGCGTTCGATTGTTCAACGTGCTGGTCAATCATGCGAGGGCCCGGCAGTTTGATGGCTTGGTGGTGATGGACCGCCATCTCCACTGCCAGCTGGCACTCCGGAAAGCATACGGCTTGCGGCGTGGGCGGGTGCTTCCGTGGCTGCTGGAGAAGCTGCCCGCAGCCGACGTTCACGTTCACTTAGACGCAGATCCCACCGTTGCCCACGCGCGGGTCATGGCCCGTGGCACGGACAAGGAAACAGTGGCGGATCTGCGGGCGTTCCGGGAGGCATACCGTTCGCTACCCGAGTATGAAAACTTTGTTGTGGTGGACGCCAACGGCAAACCCGGCGACGCCCTGGCCCAGCTGAATCGGGCCATCACTTCGGCCAGCAAACCCCCCGCCCGCTCTCCCAACTGAGTCGCGGCAGAGCGCGTTTTGACGGCTCAAAACGCGCTCTGCTGCTACCCAGTTGGGCAGCCCGTCACCTTCTGGCCACGTGACCACTTGACTGGTTCCCCATTCCACGACAAGTAGGCTCGCCCCATGCGCACATTTGGCAAACACTCCCATGGAAGTCACCAATGATTTCAGAGGCCCGAATCAGTCGCGGCTCTCAGAAGGTCATCGCTAGCGTGGTGGGCCTGCTCTGTTTCTTCATCATTGCAACGGCCATTCCCAGCGGAGTTCTGATGATGAGCGCAGCGCTGGTTGCGGCGATTGCGCTCCTGACAGTTTCGGTACTCCGAATAAGCGTGACCATCGAAGCGACAGGCCAGAACCTGACGGTCAAATGTCGGCCGTTCTACTCCAAGACAATTCCGCTGCAGGACATCGGTGATGCCTCCCCTGCGCCATCCAGTTCCATGATCGAAGGCTTCGGCGTCCGGTACTTGGGCCAGCGAACGTGGGGGCTGCTGGTCGGCGGTCCGGCCATCGTCCTGGAGACCCCAAGCCGCACGTGGCTCATCTCCACGCAGGACCCCGAGTCCACAGCAGCGTCCATCCTGACCCATGCTGGCAAACTGAGGGACAGATGACGGCCTATTGAGCCCTCAGTAGAGCGTTTGCTGTTACCCAGGTGGGTGCGCAGGTACGTTATTCTCTCGGCCGCATCAGCGGCGGGTTCAGTACCGCGCGGGTGGGCTGGCCCGGCGTCGGACGCGCCTCGGGGGCGAGCCTGAACAGGGCAGCCGGCCGACCGGCGTCGCCCGTTGTCATTCGTCCTGTGTCCTCCAGGAAGCCCGGCGTTCCGGTGGCTTTTCTGTGGAAGTTCCGCGGGTCAAGGCGCGTCCCCCACACTGCCTCGTACACTGCGCGGAGCTGGGCGATGGTGAATTCTTCGCCGCAGAATGCGGCGCCCAAGGGTGAGTATTCGAGTTTGGACTTTGCCCGCTCCAAGGCGTCGTCAAGGATGCGTGCGTGATCGAAGGCCAGCTCAAGCTTCCCGTCAAGGATGTCCCGCACCGGATACCAAGCGGCATGTTCAGCGTCGCTGCCCGCCGACAACACCGGAAAGTCCGGTGCCAGGAGCAGGTGCGCCACAGTGAGGACGTCACCGCGGGGGTCGCGCCCCTTCGGGCCGTAACTGCCCAACTGTTCCAGGTGTCCCGGAAGATGCTCGACGCCGGTTTCCTCCGCGAGCTCCCGGCCGGCTGCCTCAAACAGTTCCTCGCCGGCGAGAACGAAACCGCCGGGGAGCGCAGGCTTGCCCTTGAAGGGTTCGATGAGGCGGGTGATGAGAAGGACGTTCAACTCGCCGTCGCGCACAGTCAGGGCGACGACGTCGACCGTCACCGGGAAGCGTTCGGGCGCTGGATGGGATGCAGGCATGCATCAATTCTAGATAGTTATCGTCATGTTGACAATAAAGCTTGGTGACTCTATTGTTTAGTTATCGTCAACTTGACGAGAAACAAACGAAAGAGGCGAACATCATGGCAATCATCAAGCGCTACCCCTGGATCAGCCACTTCCTTGGCAGCCCCACCGGTTACGTCGTACACCTCCAGAAAGGGACAGTCAGGCACCAAGGAGTTGGTCAGGCATTCTTCTTCCGCCCCGCGAACTCCGTGTTGAGCGAGGTACCCGTGGACGATCAGGAACTGCCCACCCTCTTCCACGCCATCACCCGCGACCACCAGGACGTGAGCGTTCAGGCCAACGTAACCTACCGCTTCATTGATCCCGTGGCCGTCTCCACCCGACTCGACTTCGGGCTCCAGACCGCCGGCAAAGCACCTGCAACCGGACGCGAGCAGGTGTCCACCATCATCGGCCAGCTCTGCCAGAGCCACGCGATCGACCAGATCGCCACCACCACACTGGCCGAAGCATTGGCACGCGGAGTCAGCCAACTCCGTCTGGTGCTGACCGACGCACTCCGTGCCGACGCGAGGCTCCAGTCCACCGGCATCGAAATCCTCGGCGTGCAGGTACTGGCCATCCGACCCGAGGCCGACGTCGAACGTGCGCTGCAGACTCCAGTGCGCGAACAACTCCAAGCCGAAGCGGACCGGGCTGTGTACGAGAGGCGGGCAGTCGCCGTCGAACGCGAACGCACTATTTCCGAAAACGAGATGGCGAGCCAGATTGAACTCGCCGTCCGGCGGGAGAACTTGGTGGCCCAGGAGGGTGCCAACGCCCGCCGCGCCGCCGAAGAGAAAGCTGCCGCCGGTCTGATTGAGGCACAGGGTTCAGCTGAACGAAAAGGTATTGGCGCCGAGGCTGAAGCACACCAGATCCGGTTGGTGGGCGAAGCAGCAGCGGCCCGCGAAGCAGCAACCATGGAGGTATACCGCGGCATGGAACAGGCCACGCTCCTCGCGTTGGCACTCAAGGATGCGGCCGGCAGCCTGCCGAACATCGGTAACCTCACCATTACCCCGGACCTGCTCAGCGGAGCACTTGCCGGACTGTTCAAGGAACCCGCCGCTACTGTAGAAGCCACCAAGTAAGGACACGTCATGGCAACCCCGCGCATCGTCATCGTCCACCGGCGGACCGAACTCCAGGAACTCCTGGACCGGCACGCCACCCGCGGCCAGGCCGAATTTTTCCTCCGCACCCGCGGCCGCAGCATCCAGGACGTTCAAGACCGGCACGACCGCCTGACTGACGCGCTGGCAACCATCAGGGCTTCCGTACCATCTGATTGGCGGCAAGCCGAGGTGGAACGCGCAGACCTCAGCCGGTTCCTGCTCACCGCCGAGGACATTATCGCCGTGGTAGGTCAGGACGGACTCGTGGCGAACGTTGCCAAGTACCTGAATGGCCAGCCGGTGATCGGCATCGATCCTGAGCCAGGCGCAAACCCGGGCGTACTGGTCCGGCACACCCCCGCAGCGGCCGCAGCACTTATGGCTAGTGGCGACGCTGCCCGCCTTCGCTGCCAAAATCTCACCACCGTG
The sequence above is a segment of the Arthrobacter sp. StoSoilB22 genome. Coding sequences within it:
- a CDS encoding NUDIX domain-containing protein, producing the protein MPASHPAPERFPVTVDVVALTVRDGELNVLLITRLIEPFKGKPALPGGFVLAGEELFEAAGRELAEETGVEHLPGHLEQLGSYGPKGRDPRGDVLTVAHLLLAPDFPVLSAGSDAEHAAWYPVRDILDGKLELAFDHARILDDALERAKSKLEYSPLGAAFCGEEFTIAQLRAVYEAVWGTRLDPRNFHRKATGTPGFLEDTGRMTTGDAGRPAALFRLAPEARPTPGQPTRAVLNPPLMRPRE
- a CDS encoding AAA family ATPase, which produces MLIVLTGIDGSGKTTAARALVDSARAEGRSALLLSNHAARRRLSLWSERFGWQLPPRVLDVIETGVRLFNVLVNHARARQFDGLVVMDRHLHCQLALRKAYGLRRGRVLPWLLEKLPAADVHVHLDADPTVAHARVMARGTDKETVADLRAFREAYRSLPEYENFVVVDANGKPGDALAQLNRAITSASKPPARSPN
- a CDS encoding SPFH domain-containing protein; the encoded protein is MAIIKRYPWISHFLGSPTGYVVHLQKGTVRHQGVGQAFFFRPANSVLSEVPVDDQELPTLFHAITRDHQDVSVQANVTYRFIDPVAVSTRLDFGLQTAGKAPATGREQVSTIIGQLCQSHAIDQIATTTLAEALARGVSQLRLVLTDALRADARLQSTGIEILGVQVLAIRPEADVERALQTPVREQLQAEADRAVYERRAVAVERERTISENEMASQIELAVRRENLVAQEGANARRAAEEKAAAGLIEAQGSAERKGIGAEAEAHQIRLVGEAAAAREAATMEVYRGMEQATLLALALKDAAGSLPNIGNLTITPDLLSGALAGLFKEPAATVEATK